The following are encoded in a window of bacterium genomic DNA:
- the lnt gene encoding apolipoprotein N-acyltransferase — translation MSNVAAFSYALISALFLTGSYPTFGLGFFAFVSLIPLFPVFMKCSTVRVLLWTWVSGVIFLGITLFWIHHITWGGMVGAVIVLAFFFALPFAVSRIIYEVSPRLGFIVLPFAVAGMEWIRSFGSLAFPWMILGNSQSSYPFFIQFADITSVYGVSAWIVLVNISSYLIMRKKTPRRWLLFAALFIIPIAYSMAVVLTGRSDGKKMQVALVQGNVIPEEKWEDGMELWNINLYRSMSVEAASSSPLDLIVWPETATPVYLLETPRYRRMVQSLVDSIGVPVLTGTPSIDIDTRETWNSAAFFVPDAPHAQIYHKIHLVPFGEAIPLDDYFPELRKLDFGQANWDKGKERVIFTSDVLPPFCAVICFESIFPDLIRSFVVKGVEFIVVITNDVWFGPSPSPQQHARISVFRAIEFHRPVIRCANTGISMIIDPYGRILKQTDTFTRDTLIGTIVPRTGRTFYMRFGNVFSLASFLFTMIALSGCLYIKYHSGERNP, via the coding sequence GTGAGTAATGTCGCGGCGTTTTCCTATGCGCTGATTTCGGCGCTGTTCCTTACCGGCTCGTATCCGACCTTCGGACTCGGTTTTTTTGCTTTTGTGAGCCTCATTCCGCTTTTCCCTGTCTTCATGAAGTGTTCCACCGTCCGGGTACTGTTGTGGACATGGGTTTCAGGCGTCATTTTTCTCGGAATAACCCTTTTCTGGATTCACCACATAACATGGGGGGGAATGGTTGGGGCTGTTATTGTGCTCGCGTTTTTCTTTGCCCTGCCGTTCGCCGTTTCGCGGATAATTTACGAGGTCTCGCCGCGTCTTGGCTTTATCGTTCTGCCGTTCGCGGTTGCCGGGATGGAGTGGATACGGTCGTTCGGTTCCCTCGCGTTCCCATGGATGATACTCGGCAATTCGCAGTCATCGTACCCGTTTTTTATCCAGTTTGCCGACATTACGAGCGTGTACGGTGTTTCGGCATGGATAGTCCTTGTCAATATAAGCTCGTACCTGATTATGAGAAAAAAAACTCCCCGGCGCTGGTTATTGTTTGCCGCGCTTTTCATCATTCCGATTGCCTATTCGATGGCGGTCGTTCTTACCGGTCGTTCGGACGGTAAAAAAATGCAGGTAGCCCTTGTTCAGGGGAATGTCATCCCCGAAGAGAAGTGGGAAGACGGAATGGAGCTCTGGAATATCAATCTGTACCGTTCCATGAGCGTGGAGGCGGCATCGTCTTCGCCCCTTGACCTCATCGTATGGCCGGAAACGGCAACCCCGGTATACCTGCTCGAAACCCCGCGCTACCGGCGCATGGTTCAGTCGCTCGTGGATTCCATCGGCGTTCCTGTTCTCACGGGAACCCCTTCCATAGATATCGATACGAGGGAAACATGGAATTCCGCGGCTTTTTTTGTGCCGGACGCCCCGCACGCCCAGATTTATCACAAAATACATCTCGTACCGTTCGGTGAAGCGATACCGCTCGACGATTATTTCCCGGAACTGCGTAAACTCGATTTTGGTCAGGCAAACTGGGATAAGGGAAAAGAGCGGGTTATTTTTACATCCGACGTATTACCGCCCTTTTGTGCTGTGATCTGTTTTGAATCGATATTTCCCGATCTTATCCGGAGTTTTGTCGTGAAAGGTGTGGAGTTTATCGTTGTGATCACCAACGATGTCTGGTTTGGCCCGTCGCCTTCACCGCAGCAGCATGCAAGGATATCGGTGTTTCGGGCGATCGAGTTTCACCGGCCGGTGATACGGTGCGCAAACACCGGTATTTCGATGATAATCGATCCGTACGGGCGTATTCTGAAACAAACGGACACCTTTACGCGTGATACGCTTATCGGGACTATCGTTCCCCGTACAGGCAGAACATTCTATATGCGGTTCGGAAATGTATTCAGCCTGGCATCGTTTCTGTTTACCATGATTGCCCTGTCGGGCTGTCTTTATATAAAATATCATTCCGGCGAGAGGAATCCATGA
- a CDS encoding oligosaccharide flippase family protein yields MFAHLKQLFKHSVVYGMSETISRGTGFILLFMYLRILNEYDIGIRRLVYTAAGFIVLLYTLGLDNAFLRYFMDKDYDHEKDSIFSTSLVFTTLIGLLFFASGYFFGGSLSSLLITNSSHTYLINLMFLILVFDTIVIYPTLVLRAESRLGYFSLISMARFILLIGLNIVFLWIFKRGLPGVFEANLVAVIIITIILFPVIKSNFTTRISYRVLKKLLMFGVPTIVTLFFLRIIDFSDNYLIEYFLGTDQVGFYAPVYTLGMVGIMVFVNSFRLAWQPFFISVKDNPDVKVLFSKIATYYAVFIAIVFLGMTLFREEIFFLYTSGKQPTPLSNIIPFVALAYVLYGFYFIMLAGVFIREKTKYLPIAPITGAVLNIGLNIVFIPRFGIIGAAYTTIFAYLVMVVILFAISRNVYHVRYEFPRLGAVFLLTAVLVGISFSFHSAPWMIRMFGNGILFILPPVVYWYSGFLKPEEISRIRQMIHGRFSR; encoded by the coding sequence GTGTTTGCACACCTGAAACAGCTTTTCAAGCATTCCGTGGTTTACGGGATGTCGGAGACCATTTCCCGCGGCACGGGTTTTATCCTCCTTTTCATGTACCTCCGGATTCTCAATGAATACGATATCGGAATCAGACGGCTGGTATATACCGCTGCCGGTTTTATCGTCCTGTTATACACCCTCGGTCTCGATAACGCATTTCTCCGTTATTTCATGGACAAGGATTATGACCATGAAAAAGATTCGATCTTCTCTACATCGCTCGTATTCACAACACTGATCGGGCTGCTTTTTTTTGCATCGGGTTATTTTTTCGGCGGTTCACTGTCAAGCCTCCTGATCACAAATTCTTCCCACACGTACCTTATAAATCTCATGTTCCTTATCCTCGTGTTCGACACGATTGTCATATATCCGACGCTTGTTCTCCGCGCGGAAAGCAGGCTCGGCTATTTCTCGCTCATTTCGATGGCGCGTTTTATCCTTTTGATTGGCCTGAACATTGTATTCTTATGGATTTTCAAGCGAGGATTGCCCGGTGTTTTCGAAGCGAATCTCGTGGCGGTCATTATCATTACCATAATCCTGTTTCCTGTCATAAAATCGAATTTTACCACCCGTATTTCGTACCGTGTTCTGAAAAAACTCCTCATGTTCGGAGTTCCCACGATTGTTACGTTGTTTTTCCTCCGTATTATCGACTTTTCGGATAATTATCTCATAGAATACTTTCTCGGCACCGACCAGGTAGGGTTTTATGCCCCTGTCTATACCCTCGGCATGGTCGGAATCATGGTTTTTGTCAATTCATTCCGGCTTGCATGGCAGCCCTTTTTCATTTCGGTCAAAGACAATCCCGATGTAAAAGTACTGTTCTCGAAGATTGCAACATATTATGCTGTGTTTATCGCGATTGTGTTTCTCGGGATGACGCTCTTCCGTGAAGAGATTTTTTTCCTGTATACATCGGGGAAACAGCCGACACCGCTTTCGAATATCATACCTTTTGTGGCGCTTGCATATGTTCTCTACGGTTTTTATTTCATCATGCTGGCCGGAGTGTTTATCCGTGAGAAAACAAAATATCTGCCTATAGCGCCGATTACCGGAGCTGTATTGAATATCGGCCTCAATATTGTTTTCATTCCCCGGTTCGGGATCATCGGGGCAGCATATACCACCATTTTCGCGTATCTGGTGATGGTTGTGATTCTGTTCGCGATTTCCCGTAATGTTTACCATGTCCGCTATGAATTTCCACGGCTCGGGGCTGTGTTCCTTCTGACCGCGGTTCTTGTCGGAATCTCGTTCTCATTTCATTCCGCTCCGTGGATGATCCGCATGTTTGGGAATGGAATTCTCTTTATTCTGCCCCCTGTCGTGTACTGGTACAGCGGATTTCTCAAACCCGAAGAAATCAGCAGAATCAGACAAATGATACACGGACGGTTTTCGCGATGA